TTTATTAAACGCTGTGATGAAATACATGAGCTGTATGTACAATCCATTCCAAGGATCgtaggaaaaattatttacgatttCTAAAATCGTATATGAGGTAAAAGTTCCATTGATCTAATCGATCATTTTCACGAAACATAAAGTAAACCAAAACTCGATCCGTCACAATTGCTGAAAAACTCAATTACAATTAAATCCAGCTTAGTTCGATGCATCATCATTTATGCCGCTGCacctttctttttccctttcttgCTCAGCGATACTTGAGCTGCTATTtgttttttggattttttaacCGTTGGTACtaggaaagaaattttcttttgtccCGACTTTTCAATGAGCGGCACTGCAGCAGGGATATTCTTTTGTACTTTCTGTTTTGTCTTTTTAACAGTTGGTGGATGATCAATCACTTCCACTTGCTGTTTCAGCTTCTTAGCAGTAGGCGGATGATCAATCGACTCAATTTTtcccttcaattttttacctaCAAGTAATTCAGTTAACACtgcttctttcttcttcttaatAGGAACGGAATCAGCTGCCATTTTCTTCTTAGATTTTTTTGGCAAGCTTATTTCGGGTACTTGAACTGTGCAtgtagaaattttcttcttcggtTTTGGAACTGCTAAAATACTAGCCTTGATAGCTACGGCAACCTCGTCAGCCGGTTTCAATTCTgacttgttctttttcttcgtcttgtTAATCGCAGGTTCCTTGACAACTGCTTTTTTCTCCACTTTTTGTAAAGAACCATGTTCAGCGTCAATTTCACTCGCTACCGTACCATTGGaagtttttatctttttcGTTCCTGTTGAAGCTGGTCGAGAGGCAGagctttttctctttttaactTGCGTGTCTTCGGGTACTTCAACGGGTTTAATCTTATAGAAAATTCCTGCCTGCTCAAGTTTTTTCTCcataacagaaatttttttcattttccgctGAGCCAGCATACTGTCAACACTATTATCCACATTTTGGTTTTTTCGCATATTCTGTTCCTTTCTTTTCACTGATCGAGGAAATTGTTGCTTACTCCATGGACGCCCTGCGAAATAACGCCCATGCTGTTTCTCAGGCGGAATGTACGTCGCTGAAAACATTTTACGGAATAACAACAGTTAAGAAAACGTCGATACTTTACTGCTTATAAAATGAACTTGAATTTTCCTATCAAAACTAATCTACCTTTTAGCAGTCTTCCAGACATCAGGTAGTTGTTCATAGACTGTGCAGTAATTTTTGCCACTTCGCTGTGCATGAATTCTATGTACCCATAACCACAGCTTCTACCGGTCTACAAGAtggaaatgaatgaaaatacgtGTTTGCAACTTCAATGTTGTTTGGTTATATACTGAAAGAATAAGATCGTTGAAAACGAGGCTCCCAGATATCTACCTTTACAGATCTAACCACTCTAGCTCTGGTAACCTTCCCAAATTGCTTGAAATAGCTAATCATTTGTTCTTCGAAGAACCCATGAGGAATGTGCCCAAGATAAACAATCCCTCTATTAAGCGAAACTGATTCAGTTGACGATGGAACATCGCTGTTCTCGATAGGAATTATAGCTTCGGGTTTTTTAGGTTTCTGAAATGACAAATCGTCGAGTGTCAGTTTCAACTATCGGCTGACCGAAATAGCAGACTTGATTGGACTGGATAAGTTGCCGAATGCGCAACAGATTTATAGGTTATGTTAAACACGTGTTTGGATACATTCGAAACATACCGTTAAAAGTTTTTGCTTCACATTTTTAACGGCTTTGCTGAGTGTCGATTGATCCGATTGATCTGCAGCTTGTTTTGCTATCTTcatattgttttttcaaaaaaaatattactccACTTTGAATTCTATTTATTCGATTATcgtgtggaaaaaattgaagaaaattagcTGATGCGTAACGGTGGCGGGATTTGCGGAATTAAACTTTAGAGTCACTACGGTAGCGACAAAAGGTTCACTGAATATCCACCAGAGGTCGCCGCGACGCGTGATTGCCGCTTTTTTCAATGTATTCCGGAACACActgtagtaaaaaaattgcgagATCCGTCGGCTCCTGTCACACAACTGTCAACTACTGTCAACGTGAGCACAAGAGATAAGATCAGTAATCATCGATGAGGTTCGTTAATCATGTGTCATTATACGCGTGAAAATATAGACGTTATGGCAGGAATGACAGAGAAGAATATTCATCGTTGTTGCAACGACCTGAACGAAAGTTGgacgacatttttttatatttagagaaaaagattgTGAAATATATCAAAGACTTCAAAGTAACACGAGGTGCAACACGCAACACCAAAAATGATACTTATCTGTAGAAACAATTGAAGCAGAAAGTGGTTAActaacgaaaataaatatggagaAAGTATTCTCGATAAGCTGGTCAAATCGTATTTTATTGATCAGTCTTTTCTCTGTTACAATTTGCATGACGATTCAAACACACGTCGCTCATCTTACTGTGCCgcttcattttttaatatcttgGGCAATTTTTGTGATCACTATATCGATATGGCTAAGCTGTTTCGTATTGAGATTAATGCTCAAAGTCAACGCACCTTTGACCACTGAACCTTTCAACAAATGGGCTCAGGGATGGATGAAAAACGACCAAACAGGTAGTAGTCATCAGCCACAAAAACCGGTAGTTAAAAGTGTCGATAACGATGAAGAAACGAAGGACGAAAATCAGATAGACAGACAAAACACAGAGATAAATAATCTTCTCAGAGACCTGAGGGCTGATGGAAATTTAGATGATGGATCTGTTTTAGAACAGGacctgcctgtaacttttgtggaaaaaataaatgtggaAAAAGTTATAAACGATATTGATGCGAACTTTGTTAAAATTTGGTACAGAAATGTGAGCAATGACGATGCTTTTCCTAACGAGTCCAAACAGTTGCTCGAAAATCTGATTCTTAAATTCAATCATCAATTGATACGAATTGATCGAATTGAATTGGCTAGAAAAATTGGCAATATATTCTTGTTGCATTTGAAGGAATATCGTAGGTAATGATCCACATGTTAAACATTGTATAATTATGCACTGCAATTACTGATTCACCTAGCTTCGTTTTCATTGCAGTCTCACTTAGGAAACTAACGATTTACTGCAATGTTGTTATTCCTTTCATCAGAGCGCTGCGTCGTGTTGAGAAGGGAACTGCACTAGACATCGAAGAAGCCTATCGCTATGTTCATCCGGGTTCGCGAAGCCTAGCGGCGTTAGAGCACAGTCTTCATCGAGTGGTCACTGTATTGGCAAGAGAATTTTTACAATGGGAATTGACTAGTTCGTTACCTTGTAAACTCTTATTTTCAATACTGGCTAAAAAATTGCTCACAGGAATAGAAAGCATAAGTTCGCCAGAGTGGATTTTAGAAGAAATTGTAAGAGCGATTAGCTCAGAACcagtaaaaaatgagaaatgtgCTTCGGCTAGCGAGGTGGTAATACCTTCTTTCTATTTATTTGGGGATCTCCTTTAATCCAAATCATACTCATCAAAGTCGAATCTTTTCAGAGTGTTGTGTCTACGGCACTCAGTGATGCCATACGTTCCACAACAGCTGCAGCGATATCGCGTCCCTTACCTAAAGCTGGTCAAGGTGCTGATATTTCACCAGATTTCAAAGATAACAATCAGAATGCACAAAGCACAATGGAAAGGAAAGCTGCTCTGAGTTTGGAGGGCTTAGAAATAAGTCACAGAGGATTGTGGGCTAATGTTGAAATATCTGAACCTGATTCTGAACCAGAGGAAGACAGATTGTCTCCGGTTTATGAAGAACCAACTGATTTTGCAACGACTATCGCCAGACTGCGAAGTCTTTTGCACCAAAAATCCAACGCCTCAACACCATTGtaaatgtgtatttttttcaaccagttTAATTCAGACCTGGCCGCTTCTCCAGGTTCATGCAAAATCTTAATTTGGAagctaataaaaaaataatcccgAAGCTTCTACTAAATTTAATTGCAGACAATTGGAGGAAAAGTCTTGCACAGTTTACGAAGGCAGCCACTTAACTATTCCTTGGACAGAGTTTCATACGGCACCCGATGGCTCTCAGCAGCTCCTGTACTGCATACAGTTTGACGACATAGAACAGCATGGATCACACTTATTTGAAACTACTACAGCCACCGTTAAGAGGCAGTACTCAGATTTTGTACAACTTCACGCTAGTCTAGCAGAAGTAATTATCAACTGACATACAACCATGCTTAATAATCGCTGAAACACAGACGTAAAAAGCATTCAAATATCTAACTTCAGGTTCCATCATTGGCGGTTGCAATATCAAACATAACTTTACCAGAAGGCGGACGTGTGGAgatggaaaattatttaaaactagTTTGCTCTCGTTTAGCTGCCGATTATCCACCACAATTACGTCACTTTTTGAGGCCAAGCAGCAGCAGTAATAAAAAAGCGGACACAGTGGCACCACGCCTAGATAGATTTTTGGCTAAAACCGTAAGCGGAGTattcaatactttgaaaactGTTGTGCCTGGTTTTGAAATGGATACAGAAATAGAAGTGATGCCGATGCCGACATTAATGTCACTGGCTGATGTTCCGTGGCGGTTTGTTGAGGACTTAAAATCTGTGAGTTTCAAGTGTCTTCCAAAGTTCTatccaataatatatttccacTACTGCCAATaacttttattataaaatcagCAGAATTTAGCTCGAGAATTGCAGCAATTGGTCGCGGAAAGAATGGACTACTGTTCTGTGGACACGGCTTACGAAGCAGTCGAATCGGTCGAAGGTAGCGGTGACTCAGAGCTGCTGGCTCATTGGTgggaaatttttaacacacCATACGACGGTCAGTAATCCTACCTCCAACATTGTACGCGATGAACAGATCTAATTTCCATCAATTAGCAGTAACTACTTTGAGAAGTTCTAAATTGAATGCAGCTATaacttcaataataatattttaatttttgcagaAGAACTTGATGAGCTGGACAGTAAGATAACTTTAACGCAACTAGTTGTCGACTTGGCTTCTGAAGTTTTGGGTGGATCCGGATGTGACAACGTTATAGAACAAGAAGCTGTTGTTAGAACTGTCAAATTGTTCTTTGGAAATATTGCTGAGACCACGTTAAAAGTAATGTTATTGACAAATCAGATTGTTAATTAACATTTACG
Above is a genomic segment from Neodiprion pinetum isolate iyNeoPine1 chromosome 1, iyNeoPine1.2, whole genome shotgun sequence containing:
- the LOC124211633 gene encoding uncharacterized protein isoform X3, which produces MRALRRVEKGTALDIEEAYRYVHPGSRSLAALEHSLHRVVTVLAREFLQWELTSSLPCKLLFSILAKKLLTGIESISSPEWILEEIVRAISSEPVKNEKCASASESVVSTALSDAIRSTTAAAISRPLPKAGQGADISPDFKDNNQNAQSTMERKAALSLEGLEISHRGLWANVEISEPDSEPEEDRLSPVYEEPTDFATTIARLRSLLHQKSNASTPLQLEEKSCTVYEGSHLTIPWTEFHTAPDGSQQLLYCIQFDDIEQHGSHLFETTTATVKRQYSDFVQLHASLAEVPSLAVAISNITLPEGGRVEMENYLKLVCSRLAADYPPQLRHFLRPSSSSNKKADTVAPRLDRFLAKTVSGVFNTLKTVVPGFEMDTEIEVMPMPTLMSLADVPWRFVEDLKSQNLARELQQLVAERMDYCSVDTAYEAVESVEGSGDSELLAHWWEIFNTPYDEELDELDSKITLTQLVVDLASEVLGGSGCDNVIEQEAVVRTVKLFFGNIAETTLKNSILKSFKHLDNLDIFASSGNENTKGLDILQDELLQQLMSAIPPHIKIFLGDNETSEAFKFLMRSLDNKKINRDLCLQLLDVLASQLLATSRSTNQGVSAY
- the LOC124211633 gene encoding uncharacterized protein isoform X2 yields the protein MEKVFSISWSNRILLISLFSVTICMTIQTHVAHLTVPLHFLISWAIFVITISIWLSCFVLRLMLKVNAPLTTEPFNKWAQGWMKNDQTGSSHQPQKPVVKSVDNDEETKDENQIDRQNTEINNLLRDLRADGNLDDGSVLEQDLPVTFVEKINVEKVINDIDANFVKIWYRNVSNDDAFPNESKQLLENLILKFNHQLIRIDRIELARKIGNIFLLHLKEYRRALRRVEKGTALDIEEAYRYVHPGSRSLAALEHSLHRVVTVLAREFLQWELTSSLPCKLLFSILAKKLLTGIESISSPEWILEEIVRAISSEPVKNEKCASASESVVSTALSDAIRSTTAAAISRPLPKAGQGADISPDFKDNNQNAQSTMERKAALSLEGLEISHRGLWANVEISEPDSEPEEDRLSPVYEEPTDFATTIARLRSLLHQKSNASTPLQLEEKSCTVYEGSHLTIPWTEFHTAPDGSQQLLYCIQFDDIEQHGSHLFETTTATVKRQYSDFVQLHASLAEVPSLAVAISNITLPEGGRVEMENYLKLVCSRLAADYPPQLRHFLRPSSSSNKKADTVAPRLDRFLAKTVSGVFNTLKTVVPGFEMDTEIEVMPMPTLMSLADVPWRFVEDLKSNLARELQQLVAERMDYCSVDTAYEAVESVEGSGDSELLAHWWEIFNTPYDEELDELDSKITLTQLVVDLASEVLGGSGCDNVIEQEAVVRTVKLFFGNIAETTLKNSILKSFKHLDNLDIFASSGNENTKGLDILQDELLQQLMSAIPPHIKIFLGDNETSEAFKFLMRSLDNKKINRDLCLQLLDVLASQLLATSRSTNQGVSAY
- the LOC124211633 gene encoding uncharacterized protein isoform X1, with translation MEKVFSISWSNRILLISLFSVTICMTIQTHVAHLTVPLHFLISWAIFVITISIWLSCFVLRLMLKVNAPLTTEPFNKWAQGWMKNDQTGSSHQPQKPVVKSVDNDEETKDENQIDRQNTEINNLLRDLRADGNLDDGSVLEQDLPVTFVEKINVEKVINDIDANFVKIWYRNVSNDDAFPNESKQLLENLILKFNHQLIRIDRIELARKIGNIFLLHLKEYRRALRRVEKGTALDIEEAYRYVHPGSRSLAALEHSLHRVVTVLAREFLQWELTSSLPCKLLFSILAKKLLTGIESISSPEWILEEIVRAISSEPVKNEKCASASESVVSTALSDAIRSTTAAAISRPLPKAGQGADISPDFKDNNQNAQSTMERKAALSLEGLEISHRGLWANVEISEPDSEPEEDRLSPVYEEPTDFATTIARLRSLLHQKSNASTPLQLEEKSCTVYEGSHLTIPWTEFHTAPDGSQQLLYCIQFDDIEQHGSHLFETTTATVKRQYSDFVQLHASLAEVPSLAVAISNITLPEGGRVEMENYLKLVCSRLAADYPPQLRHFLRPSSSSNKKADTVAPRLDRFLAKTVSGVFNTLKTVVPGFEMDTEIEVMPMPTLMSLADVPWRFVEDLKSQNLARELQQLVAERMDYCSVDTAYEAVESVEGSGDSELLAHWWEIFNTPYDEELDELDSKITLTQLVVDLASEVLGGSGCDNVIEQEAVVRTVKLFFGNIAETTLKNSILKSFKHLDNLDIFASSGNENTKGLDILQDELLQQLMSAIPPHIKIFLGDNETSEAFKFLMRSLDNKKINRDLCLQLLDVLASQLLATSRSTNQGVSAY
- the LOC124211722 gene encoding MKI67 FHA domain-interacting nucleolar phosphoprotein yields the protein MKIAKQAADQSDQSTLSKAVKNVKQKLLTKPKKPEAIIPIENSDVPSSTESVSLNRGIVYLGHIPHGFFEEQMISYFKQFGKVTRARVVRSVKTGRSCGYGYIEFMHSEVAKITAQSMNNYLMSGRLLKATYIPPEKQHGRYFAGRPWSKQQFPRSVKRKEQNMRKNQNVDNSVDSMLAQRKMKKISVMEKKLEQAGIFYKIKPVEVPEDTQVKKRKSSASRPASTGTKKIKTSNGTVASEIDAEHGSLQKVEKKAVVKEPAINKTKKKNKSELKPADEVAVAIKASILAVPKPKKKISTCTVQVPEISLPKKSKKKMAADSVPIKKKKEAVLTELLVGKKLKGKIESIDHPPTAKKLKQQVEVIDHPPTVKKTKQKVQKNIPAAVPLIEKSGQKKISFLVPTVKKSKKQIAAQVSLSKKGKKKGAAA